One window of the Cydia fagiglandana chromosome 22, ilCydFagi1.1, whole genome shotgun sequence genome contains the following:
- the LOC134675399 gene encoding uncharacterized protein LOC134675399 gives MEAEPSSSTQPPCEINFEFRNNASNIESARFLQRILSKSREENMLVKPLTDPMERTYFYTGLDKRIIPFLKHTDLLITAVKDIERSVIQERLVAFYLNSASSPTPGIAPTTKNLFAALYGRIPNYVDIRTFRKYLVKFDYVWLRIAKGYIVMERPSVTFERYYYLKDIIRYREENREIFYVDEIVLTTSCNLYPFKKYNSLLKTAAKANIDLSQSVLLKHIYAVSKTGVYAMKTLDDFNSSNFASWIIDDLLPLLPEKSVVVIQKYDHHDDVIKKPTLYSVKEDMIEWLERNNVQFVEDMSKCELMSLIDTYTSEINEISVIENSLQLKGHQLLRLPVCIEDMTPAKHLLELIKLNAHKVRVNINLILESVPQSTLEEYDINIADRERHIMHKDMKMDEVLDSVVKGFQNLRCKDEDSEVPLSDSD, from the coding sequence ATGGAGGCGGAACCGAGTTCCTCGACACAACCGCCATGTgagattaattttgaatttcgaaATAACGCGAGCAACATCGAATCGGCCCGATTTCTCCAACGCATATTGAGCAAATCTAGAGAAGAGAATATGTTGGTTAAACCCTTGACTGACCCTATGGAACGCACATATTTCTACACCGGCCTCGATAAAAGAATTATCCCTTTCCTCAAACACACGGATTTACTAATCACAGCGGTGAAGGACATTGAAAGATCTGTGATACAAGAGCGATTGGTTGCTTTCTATTTGAACTCAGCCAGTTCCCCGACTCCAGGGATTGCGCCTACAACGAAGAATCTATTCGCAGCTCTGTACGGAAGGATTCCTAACTACGTCGATATTCGCACGTTTCGCAAATACTTGGTCAAGTTTGATTATGTTTGGTTAAGGATAGCCAAAGGATACATTGTCATGGAAAGACCTAGCGTCACCTTCGAAAGATACTATTACCTTAAGGACATAATACGATATCGTGAAGAGAACAGAGAGATTTTCTACGTCGATGAAATAGTTTTGACCACCAGTTGTAATCTCTATccgtttaaaaaatacaacagtCTGCTGAAAACAGCCGCAAAAGCAAACATAGACTTATCACAAAGCGTTTTATTAAAACACATATACGCTGTGTCGAAAACTGGAGTCTATGCTATGAAGACTCTTGATGATTTCAACTCATCTAACTTTGCCAGTTGGATAATAGATGATTTACTACCACTGTTGCCCGAGAAAAGTGTTGTTGTAATACAAAAATACGATCATCATGATGATGTTATTAAGAAACCTACGCTATACAGTGTAAAAGAAGACATGATAGAGTGGCTTGAACGGAATAACGTACAGTTTGTAGAAGATATGTCGAAATGTGAACTGATGTCCCTAATAGACACCTACACTTCTGAGATTAATGAAATCAGTGTAATTGAAAACTCACTTCAGTTAAAAGGTCATCAGTTGCTCCGTCTGCCTGTCTGTATTGAAGACATGACTCCAGCTAAACATCTTTTGGAGTTAATAAAACTGAATGCCCACAAAGTACGAGTAAACATCAATTTAATACTAGAAAGTGTCCCTCAATCTACGTTGGAGGAGTATGACATAAATATAGCAGATAGAGAGAGACATATAATGCATAAAGATATGAAAATGGACGAGGTTTTAGACAGTGTTGTAAAAGGCTTTCAGAACCTACGATGTAAAGATGAAGATTCTGAAGTGCCGCTCAGTGATAGTgattaa